A window of Mucilaginibacter robiniae genomic DNA:
TCAAGCCCCTTATGCAAACTTGTTTAAATTACGTGCTGGCGGAGTAACGTTCGATTTGATTGCTAAAAATGGCGATGATGTCACTTTTAAAACAGACCTGCAAGATCAAAAGCATGAATATGTAATTACAGGTTCAGATGAATCTGATAAGATAAAGCAATTCAATGCCTTAAGTAATGTTTATATTGATAAGAATGCTAAGCTAGCCGAAGAGTATGAAGCTAAAGCTCAGCAAAATGGTAATAAGGATTCATTAATTAATTACTATCAGCCCATCTTCAAAAAGAACATGAACGATTATGGAACTGCGGTATGGAAGTTTGTTAATGATAATAAAAATTCATTAGCGGGTTTTTATGCTGCCTTATCACTAGATCAAAATCAATACGAATCGCAATTAGTACAATACGCTGATGACATCAAAGGAGAGTTTAAAGACAATCTTTCAGTACAGAAATTTAAGCAGCAAATGGCAGCTGTTAAACCTGTATCGGTTGGTCAGAAAGCTCCCGAATTTACTGTTGGCGGAGTAGATGGCAAGCCTGTCAAGTTATCAGACTACAAAGGCAAATACGTAATGATTGATTTTTGGGCCTCTTGGTGCATGCCTTGTCGTCAGGAAAACCCGAATGTAGTTAAGCTCTACAATCAATACAAAGACAAAGGATTAAATATTTTAGGTATATCGTTAGATGAAAAGAAAGCAAACTGGCAGCAGGCTATTACTGCTGATAAGTTAACTTGGCAGCATGCATCAGACTTGAAAAACTTTGAAGGTCCAACTGAACGGTTGTATCATATTGAAGCTATACCATCTAACTTTATTATCGATCCGCAAGGAAAAATTATTGCTAAAAACGTTACAGGTGCTGATTTAGAATCCTTTTTAAAGAAAACTTTTCCTAAATCTTAATCCAATATTAAGCTTTAACAATTTATTAACACACGCTTAACTATTATCTTTTGTAACCGTATTACTTTTATCCCAAAATTCGACCTGATGAGTACAACTGCAAAACAAAAGATATTAATTGTTGATGATGAGCCTGATATATTGGAGCTGATTGAATATAATTTGAAGAAGGAAGGTTATCAGGTTTATTTAGCACATAATGGGCAAGAAGCAGTAGCTGAAGCTAAAAAAGTATTGCCGGATTTGATTGTGTTAGATATTATGATGCCTAAAATGGATGGGATAGAAGCCTGCCGCATGATGCGTACTATGCCTGAGTTCAAGAATACCTTCATGGTTTTCTTAACTGCACGAAGTGAAGAGTACTCGGAAATTGCTGGTTTTAACGTAGGTGCCGACGATTATATTGCTAAGCCCATTAAGCCCAGAGCTTTGGTAAGCCGCATTAATGCAATATTACGTCGGAACAATACACCTGATGAAGTTTCAGATAACAAGTTAGAGGTAGGTGATTTAGTAATTGACCGGGAAACTTACTTGGTTTATAAAAACGGTGAAAAAATTGTATTGGCTAAAAAGGAGTTTGAATTACTATATCTGTTAGCTTCAAAACCTGGTAAAGTGTACACCCGAGAGGTAATATTAAAAAACATTTGGGAGGATTCTGTAGTAGTTACGAATCGTACTATAGATGTGCATATTCGTAAGCTGCGTGAAAAGCTAGGTGAAAACTATGTATCTACCGTAAAAGGAGTAGGATACAAATTTGAAGCTTAATCAAAAAGGCGCTGGGTTGAACCCAGCGCCTTTTTGATTATAGAATGTTTTATTATTTATTGTTGCGAACTGTGTTCTTCTTTTTTGTGGAAGATGTGGTATCAGCAGCCTTTTCATCAATTGTTATACTTGATGGTTTAGCTCCAACTGAAGTAGGTTTGTTGTTAGCAACTTTTGTGTGAGTTGGTGCTTTGGAGTTTTCGGTTTTCTTCTGGTTGGCAGCAAGCTTATTTTCAGATCCTGATTGCTCTGCTATATCCGCTACATCCTCTTTTAAGTTTTCGGTCTCGTGAACTGTTTGCTTCCAAATGCTGTCAATGCTGCTTTTTACTTTTTCCAAAAAGCCTTCGGTTTGAAACTTAACGGGTCTTGCTGATTTTGAGCTCATAATAATTAAAATGTTTGTTGAGCAATAAGATGAGGGATGTAGAAAGTTCAACAGGGTGTTTGAAATATTGTTTCAGGCTACACCAAGTGTCTGATGAACTTAAAGTAATTATTTGATTGAATAACCGTATTTTTGCAGGCTATAGTTGAATAATGAAGATACCAAAGTTTGCCGACCTGATTATATACGAAGATGATAACCTTTTTGTAGTAAATAAGCCCCCCTTTATCAGCACCCTGGATGAACGTGGCGAAGGTAGCGAGATTAACATGTTGAGGCTGGCTAAACAATATTGGGAAGATGCTCAAATTTGCCATCGTTTGGATAAAGAAACATCTGGGGCGTTAATTATCGCCAAAAATCCGGAAGCTTACCGCACAGTATCTATGCAGTTTGAACGCCGGCAAATTAAAAAGGTGTACCACGCTGTAATTGAAGGTACCCATGTATTTGAAGGATTGTTGGTTGATCTTCCTATTTTAAATACAGGCAAAGGTACCGTATCTATAAGCCGGCAAGAAGGTAAACGGGCTGAAACATGGTTCCAGTCGCTCAGGTATTTCAAACATTATACTTTAGTAGAATGCAGGCCAGTTACCGGACGTATGCACCAAATACGCATCCATTTGGCTACGCAAAGGGCTTCTATTGCTGGTGACGAAATGTACAAAGGTAAGCCAGTTTACCTATCGCAATTAAAACGTAAATACCACTTGGGTAAAGATCAGGAAGAGCAACCCATTATGAAACGTTTTGCTCTTCATGCTTTTGAGTTAACCTTTAAGCTGCTAGACGGCCAGGAAGTAAATATACATGCACCATATTCTAAAGATTTTGAAACTTTATTGAAGCTGCTGGATAAGTTTGATGCTTAATGCCAAAAACCTTGCGCTTTGATTTGGTTGGAACCATATCCAAATTTTTTTAAAACTTTGCGCAATTGAGTAACCATAGTGCTATTGCCTACTAAGTAGAAAATAGTATTTTCCAGATGAAACGTTTGCTGCAATAACCATTCGGTAAGAGCATGATGCCCATAATGGTCTAGTTTAGAAACCGTTTGTAGGGAAGAAGTAAAGTATTCTTTAAATAAGCTACGGCTTGCTTCATCGCTAATGGCTACTGCACCTGAAAAGCGAGTTAAAGGTTTAGCTAACTGCTGCATAGCCAACAAATGCCCTATACTGCTTTCATCACCCAGGCAAATAACGGCTGAAGTATGTACCGGTGTTTGCCGGGTACTCTTAATACTCAAGTAGTGAACTGCATCACCTTGTTGCAAATTTTTAGCCCATTCACTACCGGCTCCATTATGGTTAGTGTCAATATATAATGTACAAGTTTGTGTTTCTGAATCCCAAGATGCAGGAGTATAATCACGATAGGTAAAATCGTTAACCTTGCATTTGATGTAATTAACTTCGTTCCAATTGTTCATATTATCTGTGGGCAAATGAAGGTCAACTTCAACTAGGGCAGATGATGACCAGTGGCGTGTTTCAAGTACATTTCCTGTTCTTAGCATCCGATTTTCCAATAAGTCGAATGCTTTTCTTTTAATGTTATGTAGCATATGTGATATCGTTGTTGATTTGATACCACAAAGTAATTGGTAAATCAGGCGCAAAGAAATAGATAGAACAAGGAAGATATTGGACTATTCGCGGTAAGCCTTACGAAAAGATAAAGGTGTAAGTTGGTTAGCTTTTTTAAATAGCCTTGAAAAATAAGTATGGTCTTCGTAGCCTAATTGATGTGCAATTTCTTTAACAGTAAGCTCGCTGTAGTATAACAAGCGTTTAGCTTCCAACATGATTTCATTCAATATCCAATAAGATACTGAAAAGCCTGTAACCTTTTTAAGTACTTCGTTCAGGTAGGTTTCTGATATATGCATCCGGGCTGCATAGTCGGAAGGACTTTTTATAAATTTTATGTTTAGCCTTAACAAAGCTTTAAAATCGTGTGCTATTTGCAAGGGGCGCGATAATTTTAAGGGTTGTGCTGTATTCAAACTATAAGCACCAGCCGCCATACTTAAAAAGGCGCTTACTAAAGATTGTAATAGATTTATATGAAAATTACTTTGTTCTTCAACAATGTATTGTTGGTAGATAAGTTGTAAAAGGGTTTGGCACTGTTGATATTGATGAGTATTCAAGCAACAAGGCTGCTGCAGTAGCAAATGGCTTTCAAACACCGGGCGGTAATCCTTTGGCATCAATGTGCTGTCAATAGCCATAAACCACCCTGTAGCATGTTCGTCTTTAATGCGGTGATGTACCTGTCCAGGTAAAATATAGTAAAGAGCTCTGCTACAAATATAAACCTCCTCAAAATCGACCATTATAGAGGCTGAACCATCTTCAATAAAAAAGAATATGTAATGATCATCCCGGTGAGCACTTTTTGTACTTTCATCCTCTGCTAATTTCAAGTTGTTGGTATGATGTACCATCAAACCTAGCTTATTGCTATTTCGTAAAGTATGTACCGGAATACTCTTCATGAGGGTTAATGCTTGCAATATAATCAAATATAGAAGCTTAATTAACTTGTATGATATTGTATAAAAGTGAACAGGCCTTATCTTTTCTGGTAAACCAAAAAATGCTGAATGGGTAAAAACTCTTTATCTTCTACTAATTTAAAACCGTTCGCTACCATTTCTTTATTTACCTGAATAACGGTGGTTTTATGGAGTTCTTTAATAGGTACCTCCGGATCTTCGCCACGATATTCTAATAATAGAATTTTTCCTTCTGGTTTTAAACATTTACGTAGCGATTGCAAATATTCATGTGGATAAGCTAGCTCATGATATACGTCAACCATTACAGCCAAATCAATACTATTGTCAGGTAAGTTAGGCGATCTTTCGCTGCCTTTTACCACAACAACATTATTTTGATGAATAGACTGACTACGTTTCTTTAAGTAAGTAATAGCATCGTCTTGTAATTCAATCGCGTACACTTTTCCTTGTTTAACTTTGGAAGCTATTCGGAAAGTATAATAACCCGTTCCTGCACCTATATCGGCTATCGTACTTTGCGTTGTAACAGGTAAGTTTTGAATGGCTAATTTTACATTCTCTTCTTGCTGCCGCGTATCACGTTCTAACCATTCGGCACCACTAAACCCCATCACACGAGCTATTTCCCGGCCTTTGTACATTTTACCTGTACCATCAGCCGAGGGTGTTTTGTATGTGTAAATAGAATCTTGCTGTTTTGTTGTTTGTTGTCGAGTTGGCTTAGGCTTGCAATAAATTAGTAGAGAGGATATTAGTAGTAGTGAATATTTAGAAGATAACATAAGCTAACAATATTTATGGTTAAACATTTGTTTGCAACAAAAAAGCCCTCTAGTAAGGAGGGCTTGTGCTTTATGCAGTGTAACCTAATATTTTAAGTACCTGTTTACTATTTTGTTCTTCACCAAAAACTTCAAAATTAAAGGTTTCATCCCGATTACGCCTAATTAACACATGTTTGGGCGAAGGTAGCAGGCAGTGGTGAATGCCACCGTATCCGCTTAATACCTCTTGGTAAGCACCGGTATTAAAAAATCCTAAGTATTGAACTTTACGTGTTTTAGGCATGTATACACTGTTCATGTGTGCTTCCTGGTTGTAGTAATCCTGTCCATCGCAAGTAATACCACCTAAATTTACACGCTCGTACTCGGCATCCCAGTTGTTTACCGGTAAAAGGATATATTTTTGGTTTAGAGCCCATACATCAGGTAGGTTAGTGATAAAAGAACCATCCAGCATTAACCATTTTTCACGATCATTCTGCTGCTTACGCCCTAATACTTTGTACAAGATACCTGATGCTTCGGCTACAGTATATTTACCAAACTCAGTAATAATATCTGGTTCAAGCACATCATGTTCAGCACATATCTCTTTGATACGGCTCACAATTTCATTAATCATGTACTCATAATCGAAATCAAAAACTAATGAATCCTTAAAAGGCATACCGCCGCCAATATCCAGCGTATCCAGTTCGGGATTGATTTTTTTGAATTTACAATACAATGTTACATATTTCTCTAATTCGTTCCAGTAATATGGGGTATCTGAAATACCTGAGTTAATGAAGAAGTGTAATAGCTTAACTCTAAAGTTTGGATTCTTCTCGATTTTGCTGGTATAAAAATCAATCACATCTTCCTGACGAATACCTAATCTTGAAGTGTAAAATTGTGAATCCGGTTGCTCTTCAGAAGCTATGCGAATACCCAAGTTACAAGGAGTATCCATTTCGATTTCATCATCGTAAATGTTAAACTCTTCTTTATTATCCAGTACCGGTATGATGTTGTTAAAGCCATCATGTAGCATATCTACAATGTACTGTTTATACTGATAGGTTTTAAAACCGTTGCAGATTACAGTTATATCTTTTTTAACTACCCCTTTCTTCTCCAAGGCATCAATCATGGGCATATCAAATGCTGATGATGTTTCCAGGTGAATATCGTTTTTTAACGCCTCTTCAACAATGTGCTTAAAGTGTGAGCTTTTAGTACAGTAACAGTACTTGTAACCACCACGGTAATTGTTTTTGATGATAGCCTGCTGAAACATCAGCTTAGCCTGCTGTATCTTTTTAGAAACTATTGGCAAATAAGTGAAGCGTAATGGTGTGCCATACGTTTCAATCATCTCCATCAAGTTAAGGTCGTTGAAGTATAATTCGTCATCTATAATTTCAAAACCTTCTTGCGGGAAACCCACGCTGAGGTCAAGAAATTCCTGGTAGCTTTGCATTCTTGTATAATCGTCTAATTTTCAGCAAAAATGTAACTTTTTTATTAAAACATTAAAGATGTTACTCACAAATTTATCGCTATAATGTAAATTAAATTTGTACAAAAATAGCGTAAAAAACGAGGGTTATATTAATCATTATGTTTGATTAATATAACCCTCGTGTAAGCTGCAATGTGTTAATTATTAATAGCTTATTTGCATTTAGTCAAGTTGTTATTTACTTGTTCTACATTGTATAAGCCCAGCTTATTACCAAAAGAATTTTGAATATAAGTAAGTACTTGAGCAATTTCAACAGGTGCTAAATCAACAGAAGGCATCTGCCCTGAGTATGATTTCTGGTGAACTACAATAGAATCCTTCAATCCATTTTGTACATAACAAGCCAAATCATCTTTATGTGATTTCAGGTAAATGCTATCAGTAAGCGGAGGTATTAAGGCAGCTAAACCTTCGCCTTTAGCTCCATGGCAGTTTTGACACCGGGTTTGGTAAACCACTTGGCCTGATGCATAGTAACGATTGAATTCAATTTGCTTCTCGTTTTGGCAGGCAAAAAATAATATTAGGCAAGCTGCTAATGCAAAAAAAGTTAAGATAGATTTCATTGAGCTATAGTTTCGGCAGGTTCTGATTGTAAAGTTTTGATGTCGTTAATGAGTTTATTTACATCATCTGTGTTTGTACCATCATAAGTGCCACGTATGCGTTTTTGTTTATCTATCAGTACAAAGTAACCGGAGTGAATATAGCCCCCAGGCGTGTTACTATCTTCTTTAACAGCTACTAAATAGTTGTTCGCCAATTTGTATGTTTCTTCTTTATTGCCTTGTAAAAACCACCATGTATTACCAGATATTCCTAGTTTATCGGCATACTTTTTTAACACATCTACACTGTCATGCTTAGGGTCTATGCTGTAAGATAAAATTTTGACATTATTACCATCTTTAAAGGCATTATACACGTTTAGCATGTTACGGTGCATAACAGGGCAGATGGATGGGCAACTGGTAAAAAAGAAATCAGCTACGTAAATGTTACCATCCAAGCTTTTGTTAGTAATAGTTTTGCCATACTGGTTTACAAACTGAAAAGCAGGTATAGTTTGGTAAACGGTATCGGTTATAGTTTTGCCATTTACTGTTTTGGTCACCGGTTCTCGGTTCCCGTAAATAGGTAATGCTTTTTGTGTATTGCTGTTTGAGGTACATGCGGTCTCCATAAATAAACCGGAAGCTATAGCAATAGCTATAATTAATGTTTTCATTTCTTGATGGTAGATAGGTAAGTATTTGAATTTTTAACAGCCTTGTCCAATTGCATATCTACAGCAGATAGCTTTTTCTTTTGGTCAGTTAAATATTGCATAATTTCATCATGTGGTTTACCGGCGTAATCAGCATTGAACTGGTGCATCCAGTTCTCCATTGCTTCATTGGCGTGGTCAAGCTCTTGCACTGTTTGGAAAACAGTAGCACTGTTTTCTGGTATTTGCTTAGTTTTAAGCAGTGAATCTAGCAGTATTTTGTTTTTCATTACAGCCTCATCATCGGCCATAACTTTATCATGCATTTTGAGTATGCCATCTAATAAATCGGTTTCTTGCTTTTTATTGTCTTGACAAGAAATTAATATAAGGCTTGTTAGTACACTAATTGTAAGTACTTTAATATATTTCATTATTTAGTTTTTTTAACCAAATCCATACCGCACTTAGGGCAAGTGCCTGGTTTGTTTGTAATTATTTCTGGGTGCATGGGACAGGTGTATTGTACTACTTCCTTTATGTTCTGCTTTGCCTTTGGGACTTGTTTTTGCGTACTAGCAGGCTGTTGTTGGCAAGCTGTAAATGCTAAAAGGAATAGGGTAGCAAATTTTATTTTCATGCTATTAGTTTTAATGATATTATCACTGCTTAACAAAGATACAATTAACACGTTACTGGCAGCAGCATGTTTAACTGTGCTCTGTGTAGCAATAGAATTTTTGATTGGAGTTTATGTATATAAAAGTTTACTATCGATGCAATACGTACATTGTTATGTAATAATACGTTAATTGTTTATCGATAGATAATTACTCTCATGAAGGCAACGCAGATATAATTATATCTAAATACTCTGCATTGTATAATAGAGATATACCTGCCCTGCTTTCAAAAGATAGTATTTAAGCAACTTGCGGAGGCTGCAACAAAGTCTGATAAACTTGCTGACTTTCAACAGGAAAATCAATAATTGGAATAACTTGCAGCAAAGTGGATTGGAATGTTATATGAGTAATTGGTATATAAAGGGCTGTTTGATACAAGCTTTTTTGTATCTGTCGTTCAGTGCTACGTTCTTTTTCTTCAGCTTGTTTTATCTTCTTTATCAAATAACAGCGGCCATTACAATGCAACCAAGGGCGGTTACGGTTTTCGCAAAGTTTTTCAGCAATATATTTCTGATTAACTTCAAAGCCAGCATATACAAACAGCCGAGTAAAATTAGCTGTGAGTATAAGGCTCATTAATAATATAGCTAAACAGCGCTGAAACATTGTGCCACAAAGTTACTAATCTACATTTAGCTAGCAACAGCTATTTCCAACAATGGTAATCTTGCAGTATAGCTACATTCTGCGTAAGTAGTAAATGTAATCGGATACAGGTAGTTGGGTACCTGCCAACTTCAAATGCTGCCCTGCCTGCGCCCGGTGGTGGGTGCCATGGTTAATTAAGTGTGCAAGCACATCATCTAGCCGGTTAGTAAAGGTTTGACCTTTGCTGTTTTTATAGATTATTGATTCAGCAAAGTCGTTGTCCTTTAAATCTTCTAAAAAGCCGATCCATGCAGCATGATTGTCTTCAATTATTTTTTTAAATGTATCTGCTTTCCAATCTGGCCATAGTGCGTCTCCTGCAGCAGGCTGTTTCTTACAACGTTGTAACCATATTTGCTGAGCGGCCAATAAATGAGCCATTAATTGAATTGGCTTTTCAGGGGAGGGTTTAGCCAAAATAGTATCTAATATCTGCAAATTAGCGTGACGATCATAATCAAATAATCGAATGAAATAATTTTTCATGTGATAATTGTATAAAAGTAACTACTAAACTCATGAAAGTTAAACAAGCATGTGCATTTTAAACTACCTGATAATACAGCTAATTTTTAAAACTACTCGTTTCAGTATGCTATAAT
This region includes:
- a CDS encoding TlpA disulfide reductase family protein, with the translated sequence MKNSVVKYSSLLFLSALVACKDKSAFTLSGTISHPDKVKKVYLLQADSTQISVVDSTSLSEDGQFKFQHQAPYANLFKLRAGGVTFDLIAKNGDDVTFKTDLQDQKHEYVITGSDESDKIKQFNALSNVYIDKNAKLAEEYEAKAQQNGNKDSLINYYQPIFKKNMNDYGTAVWKFVNDNKNSLAGFYAALSLDQNQYESQLVQYADDIKGEFKDNLSVQKFKQQMAAVKPVSVGQKAPEFTVGGVDGKPVKLSDYKGKYVMIDFWASWCMPCRQENPNVVKLYNQYKDKGLNILGISLDEKKANWQQAITADKLTWQHASDLKNFEGPTERLYHIEAIPSNFIIDPQGKIIAKNVTGADLESFLKKTFPKS
- a CDS encoding response regulator transcription factor, translated to MSTTAKQKILIVDDEPDILELIEYNLKKEGYQVYLAHNGQEAVAEAKKVLPDLIVLDIMMPKMDGIEACRMMRTMPEFKNTFMVFLTARSEEYSEIAGFNVGADDYIAKPIKPRALVSRINAILRRNNTPDEVSDNKLEVGDLVIDRETYLVYKNGEKIVLAKKEFELLYLLASKPGKVYTREVILKNIWEDSVVVTNRTIDVHIRKLREKLGENYVSTVKGVGYKFEA
- a CDS encoding RluA family pseudouridine synthase, with the protein product MKIPKFADLIIYEDDNLFVVNKPPFISTLDERGEGSEINMLRLAKQYWEDAQICHRLDKETSGALIIAKNPEAYRTVSMQFERRQIKKVYHAVIEGTHVFEGLLVDLPILNTGKGTVSISRQEGKRAETWFQSLRYFKHYTLVECRPVTGRMHQIRIHLATQRASIAGDEMYKGKPVYLSQLKRKYHLGKDQEEQPIMKRFALHAFELTFKLLDGQEVNIHAPYSKDFETLLKLLDKFDA
- a CDS encoding SIP domain-containing protein, which produces MLHNIKRKAFDLLENRMLRTGNVLETRHWSSSALVEVDLHLPTDNMNNWNEVNYIKCKVNDFTYRDYTPASWDSETQTCTLYIDTNHNGAGSEWAKNLQQGDAVHYLSIKSTRQTPVHTSAVICLGDESSIGHLLAMQQLAKPLTRFSGAVAISDEASRSLFKEYFTSSLQTVSKLDHYGHHALTEWLLQQTFHLENTIFYLVGNSTMVTQLRKVLKKFGYGSNQIKAQGFWH
- a CDS encoding helix-turn-helix domain-containing protein; translated protein: MKSIPVHTLRNSNKLGLMVHHTNNLKLAEDESTKSAHRDDHYIFFFIEDGSASIMVDFEEVYICSRALYYILPGQVHHRIKDEHATGWFMAIDSTLMPKDYRPVFESHLLLQQPCCLNTHQYQQCQTLLQLIYQQYIVEEQSNFHINLLQSLVSAFLSMAAGAYSLNTAQPLKLSRPLQIAHDFKALLRLNIKFIKSPSDYAARMHISETYLNEVLKKVTGFSVSYWILNEIMLEAKRLLYYSELTVKEIAHQLGYEDHTYFSRLFKKANQLTPLSFRKAYRE
- a CDS encoding class I SAM-dependent methyltransferase; this encodes MLSSKYSLLLISSLLIYCKPKPTRQQTTKQQDSIYTYKTPSADGTGKMYKGREIARVMGFSGAEWLERDTRQQEENVKLAIQNLPVTTQSTIADIGAGTGYYTFRIASKVKQGKVYAIELQDDAITYLKKRSQSIHQNNVVVVKGSERSPNLPDNSIDLAVMVDVYHELAYPHEYLQSLRKCLKPEGKILLLEYRGEDPEVPIKELHKTTVIQVNKEMVANGFKLVEDKEFLPIQHFLVYQKR
- a CDS encoding arginine decarboxylase, with amino-acid sequence MQSYQEFLDLSVGFPQEGFEIIDDELYFNDLNLMEMIETYGTPLRFTYLPIVSKKIQQAKLMFQQAIIKNNYRGGYKYCYCTKSSHFKHIVEEALKNDIHLETSSAFDMPMIDALEKKGVVKKDITVICNGFKTYQYKQYIVDMLHDGFNNIIPVLDNKEEFNIYDDEIEMDTPCNLGIRIASEEQPDSQFYTSRLGIRQEDVIDFYTSKIEKNPNFRVKLLHFFINSGISDTPYYWNELEKYVTLYCKFKKINPELDTLDIGGGMPFKDSLVFDFDYEYMINEIVSRIKEICAEHDVLEPDIITEFGKYTVAEASGILYKVLGRKQQNDREKWLMLDGSFITNLPDVWALNQKYILLPVNNWDAEYERVNLGGITCDGQDYYNQEAHMNSVYMPKTRKVQYLGFFNTGAYQEVLSGYGGIHHCLLPSPKHVLIRRNRDETFNFEVFGEEQNSKQVLKILGYTA
- a CDS encoding c-type cytochrome, which gives rise to MKSILTFFALAACLILFFACQNEKQIEFNRYYASGQVVYQTRCQNCHGAKGEGLAALIPPLTDSIYLKSHKDDLACYVQNGLKDSIVVHQKSYSGQMPSVDLAPVEIAQVLTYIQNSFGNKLGLYNVEQVNNNLTKCK
- a CDS encoding SCO family protein, whose translation is MKTLIIAIAIASGLFMETACTSNSNTQKALPIYGNREPVTKTVNGKTITDTVYQTIPAFQFVNQYGKTITNKSLDGNIYVADFFFTSCPSICPVMHRNMLNVYNAFKDGNNVKILSYSIDPKHDSVDVLKKYADKLGISGNTWWFLQGNKEETYKLANNYLVAVKEDSNTPGGYIHSGYFVLIDKQKRIRGTYDGTNTDDVNKLINDIKTLQSEPAETIAQ
- a CDS encoding heavy metal-binding domain-containing protein yields the protein MKIKFATLFLLAFTACQQQPASTQKQVPKAKQNIKEVVQYTCPMHPEIITNKPGTCPKCGMDLVKKTK
- a CDS encoding DinB family protein encodes the protein MKNYFIRLFDYDRHANLQILDTILAKPSPEKPIQLMAHLLAAQQIWLQRCKKQPAAGDALWPDWKADTFKKIIEDNHAAWIGFLEDLKDNDFAESIIYKNSKGQTFTNRLDDVLAHLINHGTHHRAQAGQHLKLAGTQLPVSDYIYYLRRM